Proteins from a single region of Streptomyces spinoverrucosus:
- a CDS encoding ABC transporter permease, with protein MPDSREREGAVAGTGMGGAMDLAASEAETLQRAPGGPDGGVPTGKPRSLWSDAWHDLRRNPVFLVSALVILFLVLISLWPSAITSGSPLRCDLAKAQEGSQPGAPFGYDGQGCDVYTRTVYGARTSVAVGGCATLGVAVLGSVLGGLAGFFGGVWDSILSRITDIFFAIPVVLGGLVLLSVVTSNTIWPVIGFMVLLGWPQISRIARGAVITAKQNDYVQAARALGASNPRLLLRHIAPNAVAPVIVVATIALGTYIALEATLSYLGVGLKPPSVSWGIDISAASPYIRNAPHALLWPSGALAVTVLAFIMLGDAVRDALDPKLR; from the coding sequence ATGCCTGACTCCAGGGAACGCGAGGGCGCCGTCGCCGGCACCGGCATGGGCGGGGCGATGGACCTCGCCGCCAGCGAGGCGGAGACGCTTCAGCGGGCGCCCGGCGGCCCGGACGGCGGCGTCCCGACCGGCAAACCCCGCTCCCTGTGGTCCGACGCCTGGCACGACCTGCGCCGCAACCCGGTCTTCCTCGTCTCCGCCCTGGTGATCCTCTTCCTGGTCCTCATCTCGCTCTGGCCGTCCGCGATCACCTCCGGCAGCCCGCTGCGCTGCGACCTCGCCAAGGCCCAGGAGGGCTCCCAGCCCGGCGCCCCCTTCGGGTACGACGGCCAGGGCTGCGACGTCTACACGCGCACGGTCTACGGCGCCCGCACGTCCGTCGCGGTCGGCGGCTGCGCCACCCTCGGGGTCGCGGTCCTCGGCAGCGTCCTCGGCGGGCTCGCCGGGTTCTTCGGCGGCGTGTGGGACTCGATCCTGTCCCGGATCACGGACATCTTCTTCGCGATCCCGGTCGTGCTCGGCGGTCTGGTCCTGCTGTCGGTGGTGACCAGCAACACCATCTGGCCGGTCATCGGGTTCATGGTGCTGCTGGGCTGGCCGCAGATCTCCCGGATCGCCCGCGGCGCCGTCATCACCGCCAAGCAGAACGACTACGTCCAGGCCGCCCGCGCCCTCGGCGCCTCCAACCCCCGGCTGCTGCTGCGGCACATCGCGCCCAACGCCGTCGCGCCGGTGATCGTCGTGGCGACCATCGCGCTCGGCACCTACATCGCGCTGGAGGCGACCCTGTCGTACCTCGGTGTCGGTCTGAAGCCGCCCAGCGTCTCCTGGGGCATCGACATCTCCGCCGCCTCCCCCTACATCCGCAACGCCCCGCACGCCCTGCTCTGGCCCTCCGGAGCGCTCGCGGTCACCGTGCTGGCGTTCATCATGCTCGGCGACGCGGTGCGCGACGCCCTCGACCCCAAGCTGAGGTGA
- a CDS encoding DUF6113 family protein, with product MSDRHSMLAQPLHRPSAGRMAAYLGLFLLGLLVGAAGSLVQAAWFPGGLLLALAGAAGVFLGGAWATRGRAGAVAGAAGWMLSVILLTASRPEGDFLFAAGAGSYAYLLGGMAVAVICATFAPTRQPGGRSVRLGE from the coding sequence ATGAGCGACCGGCACTCGATGCTCGCGCAGCCCCTGCACCGCCCGTCGGCCGGGCGGATGGCGGCCTACCTGGGCCTGTTCCTGCTCGGCCTGCTGGTGGGAGCCGCCGGATCGCTGGTGCAGGCGGCCTGGTTCCCGGGCGGGCTGCTGCTGGCCCTCGCGGGCGCGGCCGGGGTGTTCCTGGGCGGGGCCTGGGCGACTCGCGGGCGCGCCGGAGCCGTGGCGGGCGCGGCCGGTTGGATGCTCTCCGTCATCCTGCTCACCGCCAGCCGTCCGGAGGGGGACTTCCTCTTCGCCGCGGGCGCGGGCTCGTACGCGTACCTGCTCGGCGGCATGGCCGTCGCTGTGATCTGTGCCACCTTCGCACCGACTCGGCAACCTGGGGGCCGGTCCGTCCGACTTGGCGAATGA
- a CDS encoding ABC transporter permease, whose product MNSLITLELTRALRNRKFLFFSVIYPSVLFLLLAGTADSTTTIDGTGLTLPTYMMVSMASFGALTAVLMGNSERIAKERENGWVRQLRLTPLPGRGYVLAKTASAAVVSLPSIVIVFVVAAAAKDVRLAAWQWFALTGAIWAGSLVFAALGVAIGYLASGDAVRPITMIVYFGLSMLGGLWMPTTTFPGWLQDIAEWLPTHAYAALGRAIEQSQVPQAGDIAVLAVSFVLFAGGAAWLYRKDSLKA is encoded by the coding sequence ATGAACAGCCTGATCACCCTCGAACTCACCCGCGCCCTGCGCAACCGCAAGTTCCTGTTCTTCTCGGTGATCTACCCCTCGGTGCTGTTCCTGCTGCTCGCGGGAACCGCCGACAGCACGACGACCATCGACGGCACGGGCCTGACCCTCCCGACGTACATGATGGTCTCCATGGCCTCCTTCGGCGCCCTGACCGCCGTCCTGATGGGCAACAGCGAGCGCATCGCGAAGGAGCGGGAGAACGGTTGGGTACGACAGCTGCGGCTGACCCCGCTGCCCGGCCGCGGCTACGTCCTCGCCAAGACCGCGAGCGCGGCCGTGGTGAGCCTGCCGTCGATCGTGATCGTCTTCGTGGTCGCGGCTGCCGCGAAGGACGTACGCCTGGCCGCCTGGCAGTGGTTCGCCCTGACCGGCGCGATCTGGGCCGGCAGCCTGGTCTTCGCCGCGCTCGGCGTGGCCATCGGCTACCTCGCGAGCGGGGACGCGGTCCGCCCGATCACGATGATCGTCTACTTCGGCCTGTCCATGCTCGGCGGCCTGTGGATGCCGACGACGACGTTCCCCGGCTGGCTCCAGGACATCGCCGAGTGGCTGCCCACGCACGCGTACGCTGCCCTGGGGCGGGCCATCGAACAGAGCCAGGTCCCGCAGGCCGGCGACATCGCCGTACTCGCCGTCTCCTTCGTGCTCTTCGCGGGCGGGGCGGCCTGGCTGTACCGGAAGGACTCGCTGAAGGCGTGA
- a CDS encoding S9 family peptidase, with protein MTTEPDSFPRRHARTQRFTLGAPRSFTVAPEGSRVVFLRSRSGTDRANALWVLDLAGSAERLAADPRALLGGATEDLSPQERARRERSREGGAGIVGYATDTAVELASFALSGRLFTAELQAGTARELPTPAPVIDPRPSPDGRHVAYVAQGALRVIGAEGEGDRALAEPDGESVSYGLAEFIAAEEMGRSRGFWWAPESDRLLVARVDDTPVRRWWISDPAQPERDPQHVPYPAAGTPNADVRLFVIGLDGTRTEVAWDRARYPYLARVHWSAAGAPLILVQARDQRSQLYLAVDPDTGTTRMVHADEDPIWLDLFPGVPCWSPSGQLVRIADEGGARRLAVGERPLTGAQLHLRAVLDVSDDDVLVSASAGQEAAAPETGEVHVYRVNELGVERLSEEPGVHSAVRAGDVTVLVSATPDRPGATVRVLREGKPVATIPSYAEDPGMSPRVTLTEGGARRIPCAVLMPRDYHSDTPLPVLLDPYGGPHGPRVVAAHNAHLTSQWFADQGFAVVVADGRGTPGRSPAWEKAVRGDFTVSLDDQIEALRDLAKTHPLDLTRVAIRGWSYGGWLAALAVLRRPDVFHAGIAGAPVTDWRLYDTHYTERYLGHPAESPQAYAKSSLITDDGLSAAAEPHRPLMIVHGLADDNVVVAHALRLSSALLAAGRPHEVLPLSGVTHMTPQEQVAENLLLLQVDFLRRALHLA; from the coding sequence ATGACGACCGAGCCTGACTCCTTCCCCCGACGGCACGCCCGCACCCAGCGGTTCACGCTGGGCGCGCCGCGTTCGTTCACCGTGGCTCCCGAGGGTTCCCGTGTCGTGTTCCTGCGCTCGCGCTCCGGCACGGACCGGGCGAACGCCCTGTGGGTGCTCGACCTGGCGGGCTCCGCCGAGCGCCTGGCGGCCGACCCGCGCGCCCTGCTGGGCGGGGCCACGGAAGACCTCTCGCCCCAGGAGCGGGCGCGCCGCGAACGCAGCCGCGAGGGCGGCGCCGGCATCGTCGGCTACGCCACCGACACGGCCGTGGAGTTGGCGTCTTTCGCCTTGTCAGGGCGGCTTTTCACGGCCGAGCTGCAGGCCGGCACGGCACGTGAACTCCCCACCCCCGCACCGGTGATCGACCCGCGCCCGTCCCCCGACGGACGGCACGTCGCGTACGTCGCGCAGGGCGCCCTGCGGGTGATCGGCGCGGAGGGCGAGGGGGACCGGGCGCTCGCGGAACCTGACGGGGAGTCGGTTTCCTACGGTCTGGCCGAGTTCATCGCGGCCGAGGAAATGGGGCGTTCGCGAGGTTTCTGGTGGGCGCCGGAGTCCGACCGGCTGCTGGTGGCGCGCGTGGACGACACGCCGGTACGGCGGTGGTGGATCTCCGACCCGGCCCAGCCGGAACGTGACCCACAACACGTGCCGTATCCAGCGGCCGGGACGCCGAACGCGGACGTACGGCTGTTCGTGATCGGCCTCGACGGAACGCGCACGGAGGTCGCCTGGGACCGGGCGCGGTATCCGTATCTGGCGCGTGTGCACTGGTCAGCGGCGGGTGCGCCACTGATCCTGGTGCAGGCGCGTGACCAGCGCAGCCAGCTGTACCTGGCGGTGGATCCGGACACGGGTACGACCAGGATGGTGCACGCCGACGAAGATCCGATTTGGCTGGATCTTTTCCCTGGGGTGCCGTGCTGGTCCCCGTCGGGGCAGCTGGTGCGGATCGCCGACGAGGGTGGCGCGCGCAGGCTCGCGGTGGGTGAACGGCCGCTGACGGGAGCGCAGTTGCACCTGCGGGCCGTGCTCGACGTCTCGGACGACGACGTGCTCGTCTCGGCGTCGGCCGGACAGGAGGCGGCCGCACCCGAGACCGGCGAGGTGCACGTCTATCGCGTCAACGAGCTCGGCGTCGAGCGCCTTTCGGAGGAGCCGGGCGTGCACTCGGCGGTGCGCGCCGGGGACGTGACGGTTCTCGTCTCGGCGACGCCGGACCGGCCGGGCGCCACGGTGCGCGTGCTGCGCGAGGGCAAGCCGGTGGCGACCATCCCGTCCTACGCCGAGGATCCCGGTATGTCCCCGCGCGTGACGCTCACCGAGGGGGGCGCACGGCGGATTCCGTGCGCCGTGCTTATGCCGCGGGACTACCACAGTGACACTCCCCTCCCGGTTTTGCTGGACCCCTACGGCGGTCCGCACGGCCCCCGGGTGGTCGCCGCGCACAACGCGCACCTGACCTCGCAGTGGTTCGCCGACCAGGGGTTCGCGGTGGTCGTCGCGGACGGACGCGGCACGCCCGGCCGCTCGCCCGCCTGGGAGAAGGCGGTCCGAGGCGACTTCACCGTCTCCCTCGACGACCAGATCGAGGCGCTGCGGGACCTCGCGAAGACCCACCCGCTGGACCTCACCCGGGTCGCCATCCGCGGCTGGTCCTACGGCGGCTGGCTGGCCGCCCTGGCCGTACTGCGCCGCCCGGACGTCTTCCACGCGGGCATCGCCGGGGCGCCGGTGACGGACTGGCGGCTGTACGACACCCATTACACCGAGCGGTACCTGGGCCACCCGGCCGAGTCCCCGCAGGCGTACGCGAAGAGCTCCCTGATCACCGACGACGGCCTGTCCGCCGCGGCCGAGCCGCACCGCCCGCTGATGATCGTGCACGGCCTCGCCGACGACAACGTGGTCGTCGCCCACGCCCTGCGGCTGTCCTCCGCCCTGCTCGCCGCCGGCCGCCCGCACGAGGTGCTCCCGCTGTCCGGCGTGACCCACATGACCCCGCAGGAGCAGGTCGCCGAGAACCTCTTGCTGCTTCAGGTGGACTTCCTGCGGCGCGCTCTCCATCTGGCCTGA
- a CDS encoding ABC transporter ATP-binding protein translates to MTTTTPTPAVAFDRVSKSYGTVRAVDVLTLTLQPGRTVALLGPNGAGKSTALDLLLGLRQPDTGTVRLFGTTPREAIVAGRVGAMLQSGGLMDGVTVAELVRLACALHPRPYAVPDVLSRAGIDRLADRKADKLSGGQSQRVRFALATAGDSDLIVLDEPTTGMDVTTRQAFWATMRDQADHGRTVLFATHYLEEADAVADRVLVLHRGRLLADGTAAEIKAKAGARRISFDLDAPIDEPALRALPFLASLDISGRTVRIRSTDADETVHALYAQGCHPRNLEVAGLGLEEAFVALTTAEEARTA, encoded by the coding sequence ATGACGACGACAACACCCACCCCGGCCGTCGCCTTCGACCGGGTGAGCAAGAGCTACGGCACCGTCCGTGCCGTCGACGTGCTGACGCTCACCCTGCAACCGGGCCGGACCGTGGCGCTGCTGGGCCCCAACGGCGCCGGCAAGTCGACCGCCCTCGACCTGCTCCTCGGACTCAGGCAGCCCGACACCGGCACCGTCCGCCTCTTCGGCACCACCCCGCGCGAGGCGATCGTCGCCGGGCGGGTGGGCGCGATGCTGCAGAGCGGCGGACTGATGGACGGCGTCACGGTCGCCGAACTGGTGCGGCTGGCCTGCGCCCTCCACCCCAGGCCGTACGCCGTCCCCGACGTGCTGTCCCGCGCGGGCATCGACCGGCTCGCCGACCGCAAGGCCGACAAGCTCTCCGGCGGCCAGTCCCAACGCGTCCGCTTCGCCCTCGCCACCGCCGGCGACAGCGATCTGATCGTCCTCGACGAGCCGACCACCGGCATGGACGTCACCACCCGCCAGGCCTTCTGGGCCACCATGCGCGACCAGGCCGACCACGGCCGTACGGTCCTCTTCGCCACCCACTATCTCGAAGAGGCCGACGCCGTCGCCGACCGCGTCCTCGTGCTGCACCGCGGCCGACTGCTCGCCGACGGCACCGCCGCCGAGATCAAGGCCAAGGCCGGAGCCCGCAGGATCTCCTTCGACCTCGACGCCCCGATCGACGAACCCGCGCTGCGCGCCCTGCCGTTCCTCGCCTCCCTGGACATTTCCGGACGGACGGTCCGCATCCGCTCCACGGACGCCGACGAGACCGTCCACGCCCTGTACGCCCAGGGCTGCCACCCCCGCAATCTCGAAGTCGCCGGCCTGGGCCTGGAGGAGGCCTTCGTCGCCCTCACCACCGCCGAGGAGGCACGCACCGCATGA
- a CDS encoding sensor histidine kinase, which produces MSGIGVGIGQRPQNRKQRLIKSLWTGIWLVYLSAPVTDLLHGGHRTGVRVLGWIGLAAFVGWYMILLFRTGRRDSNALVLGSIAVLAAQSTLLAVTLGREWLVLFVYVSIASGAALPLRYARWTIPGASALMTSVALAVPDGTTYLAGLLIPALLGGFAMTGVRELVRTTIALREARATVAHLAANEERLRLARDLHDLLGHSLSLITLKSELAGRMLPDHPDQAARQIADVEQVSRQALVDVREAVTGYRRPRLAAELAGARDALTAAGVSLDIPLEPDVTDVPEESESALAWALREAVTNVVRHSGARRCTVTVTRRQTLDGPVLDLCVEDDGSGVGGTGEGPGHGLTGLAERLHKAGGTLEAGPVKHGFRLVARVPVGPTVGSAT; this is translated from the coding sequence GTGAGCGGCATCGGCGTCGGTATCGGGCAGCGCCCGCAGAACCGCAAGCAACGGCTGATCAAGAGCCTGTGGACGGGCATCTGGCTCGTCTACCTGAGCGCCCCCGTCACCGACCTCCTGCACGGCGGCCACCGAACCGGCGTCCGGGTCCTCGGCTGGATCGGCCTGGCGGCCTTCGTCGGTTGGTACATGATCCTGCTGTTCCGCACCGGCCGCCGGGACAGCAACGCGCTGGTCCTCGGCTCGATCGCGGTTCTGGCCGCCCAGTCGACGCTCCTCGCCGTCACACTCGGCCGCGAGTGGCTGGTCCTCTTCGTCTACGTCTCGATCGCGTCGGGCGCCGCACTGCCCCTGCGGTACGCGCGCTGGACCATCCCCGGCGCCTCGGCCCTGATGACGTCCGTCGCCCTGGCCGTCCCGGACGGCACCACCTACCTGGCCGGGCTGCTCATCCCGGCGCTGCTCGGCGGCTTCGCCATGACCGGCGTACGGGAACTCGTCCGCACCACCATCGCCCTGCGCGAGGCCCGCGCCACCGTCGCCCACCTCGCCGCCAACGAGGAACGGCTGCGCCTCGCCCGCGACCTGCACGACCTGCTCGGCCACTCCCTGTCCCTGATCACCCTCAAGAGCGAACTGGCCGGCCGGATGCTCCCCGACCACCCCGACCAGGCGGCCCGGCAGATCGCCGACGTCGAACAGGTCAGCCGCCAGGCCCTCGTCGACGTCCGCGAGGCCGTCACCGGCTACCGGCGCCCCCGCCTGGCCGCCGAACTGGCGGGCGCCCGGGATGCCTTGACGGCGGCCGGGGTCAGCCTCGACATCCCGCTGGAACCGGACGTCACCGACGTCCCCGAGGAGAGCGAGTCCGCCCTCGCCTGGGCGCTGCGCGAGGCGGTCACCAACGTCGTACGGCACAGCGGCGCCCGCCGCTGCACGGTCACCGTCACCCGTCGGCAGACCCTCGACGGCCCCGTCCTGGACCTGTGCGTAGAGGACGACGGCTCGGGAGTCGGCGGCACCGGCGAAGGCCCCGGCCACGGCCTCACCGGCCTCGCCGAGCGCCTCCACAAGGCGGGCGGCACGCTGGAGGCGGGCCCGGTCAAGCACGGCTTCCGGCTGGTCGCGAGGGTTCCCGTCGGCCCGACCGTAGGATCCGCGACATGA
- a CDS encoding ABC transporter permease, with translation MGRYVVRRLLQMIPVFFGATLLIFLMVNVMGDPIAGLCGERECDPATAAQLRKEFGLDKPVWQQYLTYMGNVFTGDFGTAFNGQPVTELMGSAFPVTIRLTVVAILFEIVIGITLGVVTGLRRGRPVDTTVLLVTLVVISVPTFVTGLLLQLLLGVEWGWIRPSVSPEAPFGELLVPGLVLASVSLAYVTRLTRTSIAENRRSDYVRTAVAKGLPRRRVVTRHLLRNSLIPVVTFIGTDIGALMGGAIVTERIFNIHGVGYQLYQGILRQNTQTVVGFVTVLVLVFLLANLLVDLLYAVLDPRIRYA, from the coding sequence ATGGGACGGTACGTCGTCCGGCGGCTGCTGCAGATGATCCCGGTCTTCTTCGGGGCCACCCTGCTGATCTTCCTGATGGTCAACGTGATGGGCGACCCCATCGCCGGCCTGTGCGGCGAGCGCGAGTGCGACCCGGCGACGGCCGCCCAGCTCAGAAAGGAGTTCGGCCTCGACAAGCCGGTCTGGCAGCAATACCTGACCTACATGGGCAACGTCTTCACCGGCGACTTCGGCACCGCCTTCAACGGCCAGCCGGTCACCGAGCTGATGGGCAGCGCCTTCCCGGTCACCATCCGGCTGACCGTCGTCGCGATCCTCTTCGAGATCGTCATCGGCATCACCCTCGGCGTGGTCACCGGCCTGCGCCGCGGCCGCCCCGTCGACACCACCGTCCTGCTGGTCACGCTGGTGGTCATCTCCGTCCCCACCTTCGTCACCGGCCTGCTCCTGCAACTGCTGCTCGGCGTCGAGTGGGGCTGGATCCGGCCGTCGGTGTCCCCCGAGGCCCCCTTCGGCGAACTGCTCGTGCCGGGCCTCGTCCTCGCCTCCGTCTCCCTGGCCTACGTCACCCGTCTGACCCGTACCTCCATCGCCGAGAACCGCCGCTCCGACTACGTCCGCACGGCCGTCGCCAAGGGCCTGCCCAGGCGCCGGGTCGTCACCCGCCACCTGCTGCGCAACTCCCTCATCCCCGTGGTCACCTTCATCGGCACCGACATCGGCGCCCTGATGGGCGGCGCCATCGTCACCGAGCGCATCTTCAACATCCACGGCGTCGGCTACCAGCTCTACCAGGGCATCCTCCGCCAGAACACCCAGACCGTCGTCGGCTTCGTGACCGTCCTCGTCCTGGTCTTCCTGCTCGCCAACCTCCTCGTCGACCTCCTGTACGCCGTACTCGACCCGAGGATCCGCTATGCCTGA
- a CDS encoding ABC transporter ATP-binding protein, whose translation MLLEVRDLHVEFRTRDGIAKAVNGVTCGVDAGETLAVLGESGSGKSVTAQAVMGILDMPPGRITGGEVLFQGRDLLKLKEEERRKVRGAEMAMIFQDALSSLNPVLSVGDQLGEMFVVHRGMSRKDARARAVELMDRVRIPAAKERVRQYPHQFSGGMRQRIMIAMALALEPALIIADEPTTALDVTVQAQVMELLAELRRELDMGLILITHDLGVVADVADRIAVMYAGRIVESAPVHDLYKAPAHPYTRGLLDSIPRLDHKGQELYAIKGLPPSLLNIPPGCAFHPRCPMAQDVCRTDVPPLYEVSEERGSACHFWRECLHG comes from the coding sequence ATGCTGCTGGAGGTACGCGACCTGCACGTGGAGTTCCGCACCCGGGACGGGATCGCCAAGGCCGTCAACGGCGTCACCTGCGGCGTGGACGCCGGCGAGACCCTCGCGGTGCTCGGCGAGTCCGGCTCGGGCAAGTCCGTCACCGCCCAGGCCGTGATGGGCATCCTCGACATGCCGCCGGGGCGGATTACCGGCGGCGAGGTCCTCTTCCAGGGCCGGGACCTGCTCAAGCTGAAGGAGGAGGAGCGGCGCAAGGTCCGGGGCGCCGAGATGGCGATGATCTTCCAGGACGCGCTGTCCTCCCTGAACCCCGTGCTGTCGGTGGGCGACCAGCTCGGCGAGATGTTCGTCGTCCACCGGGGCATGTCGAGGAAGGACGCCCGGGCCAGGGCCGTCGAGCTGATGGACCGGGTGCGGATCCCGGCCGCCAAGGAGCGGGTGCGGCAGTACCCGCACCAGTTCTCCGGCGGTATGCGCCAACGCATCATGATCGCCATGGCGCTCGCCCTGGAACCCGCGCTGATCATCGCCGACGAGCCCACCACCGCCCTCGACGTCACCGTCCAGGCCCAGGTCATGGAGCTGCTCGCGGAGCTGCGGCGCGAGCTGGACATGGGGCTGATCCTGATCACCCACGACCTCGGCGTGGTCGCCGACGTCGCCGACCGGATCGCGGTCATGTACGCGGGCCGGATCGTGGAGTCGGCGCCGGTGCACGACCTCTACAAGGCGCCCGCGCACCCGTACACGCGCGGCCTGCTCGACTCCATTCCGCGCCTGGACCACAAGGGCCAGGAGCTCTACGCCATCAAGGGCCTGCCGCCGAGCCTGCTGAACATCCCGCCGGGCTGCGCCTTCCACCCGCGCTGCCCGATGGCCCAGGACGTGTGCCGGACGGACGTGCCCCCGCTGTACGAGGTGTCCGAGGAGCGGGGGAGTGCCTGCCACTTCTGGAGGGAGTGCCTGCATGGCTGA
- the mshB gene encoding N-acetyl-1-D-myo-inositol-2-amino-2-deoxy-alpha-D-glucopyranoside deacetylase — protein sequence MTELPARRLLLVHAHPDDESINNGATMARYAAEGAHVTLVTCTLGERGEVIPPELAHLTGTALGEHRRRELTAAMRELGVEDFRLLGGPGRYQDSGMMGLPDNDDPGCLWQADVDEAAAHLVEVIREVRPQVLVTYDPDGGYGHPDHIQAHRIAMRAADLAAEAGIGVAKVYWNRVPRTIAEEAFARLQDALPGLTFPKSAGIDDVPGVVDDERISTGIDGTVYAAAKAAAMAAHATQIEVAEPYFALSNQLAQPLFTTEYYELVRGERPSGRESDLFAGIEVPS from the coding sequence ATGACGGAACTGCCCGCCCGGCGTCTGCTCCTGGTGCACGCGCACCCGGACGACGAGTCGATCAACAACGGCGCGACCATGGCCCGGTACGCGGCCGAGGGTGCCCATGTGACCCTGGTCACCTGCACTCTCGGTGAACGTGGCGAGGTCATCCCGCCCGAACTCGCGCATCTGACCGGCACCGCCCTCGGCGAGCACCGCCGGCGCGAGCTCACCGCGGCCATGCGCGAACTCGGCGTCGAGGACTTCCGTCTGCTCGGCGGGCCCGGCCGCTACCAGGACTCCGGGATGATGGGCCTGCCCGACAACGACGACCCCGGCTGCCTGTGGCAGGCCGACGTCGACGAGGCCGCCGCCCACCTCGTCGAGGTGATCCGCGAGGTACGCCCCCAGGTCCTCGTCACCTACGACCCCGACGGCGGCTACGGCCACCCCGACCACATCCAGGCCCACCGCATCGCCATGCGCGCCGCCGACCTGGCCGCCGAGGCGGGCATCGGCGTCGCCAAGGTCTACTGGAACCGCGTCCCGCGCACGATCGCCGAGGAGGCCTTCGCCCGCCTCCAGGACGCCCTGCCCGGCCTCACCTTCCCCAAGAGCGCCGGGATCGACGACGTACCCGGCGTCGTCGACGACGAGCGGATCAGCACCGGGATCGACGGCACCGTCTACGCCGCCGCCAAGGCCGCCGCGATGGCCGCGCACGCCACCCAGATCGAGGTCGCCGAACCCTACTTCGCGCTGTCCAACCAACTCGCACAGCCGCTGTTCACCACGGAGTACTACGAGTTGGTGCGCGGCGAGCGGCCTTCGGGCCGGGAGAGCGACCTGTTCGCCGGGATCGAGGTGCCGTCATGA
- a CDS encoding ABC transporter ATP-binding protein, translated as MAEPILEVSGLVKHYPLTTGILFRKQVGSVKAVDGVDFTLHRGETLGIVGESGCGKSTVARMLVNLEKPTAGVIRYKGEDITKLSGRALKAVRRNIQMVFQDPYTSLNPRMTVGDIIGEPYEIHPEVAPKGDRRGRVQELLEVVGLNPEYINRYPHQFSGGQRQRIGIARGLALRPEIIVADEPVSALDVSVQAQVINLMERLQNEFALSYVFIAHDLSIVRHISDRVGVMYLGRIVEIGTDEEIYDHPTHPYTQALLSAVPVPDPEAREHRERIILAGDVPSPTNIPSGCRFRTRCFKARERCALEVPALAVPAEFRSTTGPAAHDSACLFAAEMQVVPPEETR; from the coding sequence ATGGCTGAGCCGATTCTGGAGGTCAGCGGGCTCGTCAAGCACTACCCGCTCACCACGGGCATCCTCTTCAGGAAGCAGGTCGGCTCGGTGAAGGCCGTCGACGGCGTCGACTTCACCCTCCACCGGGGCGAGACCCTCGGCATCGTCGGGGAGTCCGGCTGCGGCAAGTCGACGGTCGCCAGGATGCTGGTGAACCTGGAGAAGCCGACGGCCGGGGTGATCCGGTACAAGGGCGAGGACATCACCAAACTGTCCGGCAGGGCCCTGAAGGCCGTCCGGCGCAACATCCAGATGGTCTTCCAGGACCCGTACACCTCCCTCAACCCCCGTATGACGGTGGGCGACATCATCGGGGAGCCGTACGAGATCCACCCGGAGGTGGCGCCGAAGGGCGACCGGCGGGGCCGAGTCCAGGAGCTGCTGGAGGTCGTCGGTCTCAACCCCGAGTACATCAACCGCTACCCGCACCAGTTCTCCGGCGGCCAGCGCCAACGCATCGGCATCGCCCGCGGGTTGGCGCTGCGCCCGGAGATCATCGTCGCCGACGAACCCGTCTCCGCGCTCGACGTGTCGGTACAGGCGCAGGTGATCAACCTGATGGAGCGGCTGCAGAACGAGTTCGCACTCTCCTACGTCTTCATCGCGCACGACCTGTCCATCGTCCGGCACATCTCGGACCGGGTCGGGGTGATGTACCTCGGGCGGATCGTGGAGATCGGCACGGACGAGGAGATCTACGACCACCCCACGCACCCCTACACCCAGGCCCTGCTCTCCGCCGTCCCCGTGCCCGACCCGGAGGCCCGTGAACACCGCGAGCGGATCATCCTCGCCGGTGACGTGCCCTCCCCGACGAACATCCCGTCCGGCTGCCGCTTCCGCACCCGCTGCTTCAAGGCCCGGGAGCGCTGCGCCCTGGAGGTCCCGGCGCTGGCGGTCCCGGCGGAGTTCCGGTCGACCACCGGCCCGGCCGCGCACGACTCCGCCTGCCTCTTCGCGGCGGAGATGCAGGTCGTACCTCCTGAGGAGACGCGGTAA